A region from the Xanthocytophaga agilis genome encodes:
- a CDS encoding bifunctional 3-deoxy-7-phosphoheptulonate synthase/chorismate mutase type II, translating to MSKQKLTFNPLSAWINKDEKKPLIISGPCSAETEEQLVNTGLALKKLNVSAIRAGIWKPRTKPGTFEGNGAAALPWIKSVKEATGLPFATEVATPQHIEEALKYGADILWIGARSTVNPFTVQDMADALKGVDIPVLIKNPINPELALWIGAIERIYNAGIRNIAAIHRGFSTHRKTKYRNEPLWGIAIELKTLFPDLPIIGDPSHITGKRTAIYEASQKALDLNYDGLMIESHLDPDNAWSDAAQQVTPAALEQILAALKTRQTTSDDAMFINHLEDMRHQIDDVDRELLEILAQRMNIVEKAGEYKREHNVTVFQQDRWSEIFKTRPEWAEKMKINKDFVAEMFKLIHTESIRLQTEVSEREKIKA from the coding sequence ATGTCAAAACAAAAACTAACGTTCAATCCTCTGTCAGCTTGGATCAATAAGGATGAGAAGAAGCCTTTGATCATTTCAGGTCCATGTAGTGCTGAGACTGAAGAGCAATTGGTAAATACCGGTTTGGCTCTTAAAAAACTTAATGTAAGTGCTATTCGTGCGGGTATTTGGAAGCCTCGTACCAAACCTGGTACTTTTGAAGGCAATGGAGCAGCAGCTTTACCTTGGATCAAATCTGTAAAAGAAGCTACAGGACTACCGTTTGCTACTGAAGTTGCCACTCCTCAACATATTGAAGAAGCGCTTAAGTATGGTGCAGACATTCTATGGATTGGAGCCCGTTCTACTGTAAATCCTTTTACAGTTCAGGATATGGCAGACGCATTGAAAGGTGTAGATATCCCGGTTTTGATCAAAAACCCAATCAACCCTGAGCTTGCTCTTTGGATTGGTGCTATTGAACGTATCTATAATGCTGGTATTCGTAATATTGCAGCTATTCACCGTGGATTCTCTACTCATCGGAAAACGAAATACCGGAATGAGCCACTTTGGGGGATTGCTATTGAATTAAAGACATTATTCCCCGATCTTCCAATTATCGGAGATCCAAGCCATATCACAGGAAAAAGAACTGCTATATACGAAGCATCTCAGAAAGCACTCGATCTGAACTATGATGGTTTAATGATCGAATCTCACCTGGATCCTGACAATGCATGGAGTGATGCGGCACAACAGGTGACTCCTGCTGCGTTGGAACAAATCCTGGCAGCATTAAAAACCCGCCAGACTACATCAGATGATGCTATGTTTATCAATCATCTGGAAGATATGCGTCATCAGATTGATGATGTTGATCGCGAACTACTGGAAATCCTGGCTCAGCGTATGAACATTGTAGAGAAAGCCGGAGAATACAAACGCGAGCATAATGTAACTGTATTTCAGCAGGATCGTTGGTCTGAAATCTTCAAAACACGTCCTGAATGGGCAGAGAAGATGAAAATCAATAAAGATTTTGTAGCAGAGATGTTTAAACTTATTCATACAGAATCTATCCGTCTCCAGACTGAAGTTTCTGAACGCGAGAAAATTAAAGCTTAA
- a CDS encoding MFS transporter — protein sequence MINRKNIILIVASTAIFFEALDIAILNLAMPLIKTEFGVANETIQWLQTVYLLFYGGFLVVGGTLSDVMGRKRIFLAGSALFLITSLGAGLAPSFSWLMGFRALQGLAAAMAMPSAMSIITNTFTASHERNKALGIFSSFAAIGSGCGLSLGGLIATYFGWQWIFFINVPVIAVALYMAYQYIDNDQTTDDKNKPDILSGVLLTVIIVALSYVVHDLADIQDKFISTGVMLLLILGGLWLFVYRSKRQNTPLIEFFLFQHPITILGNGTCLLLGAFFSGYLFLLSLILQQNMHFSAAKSGLLLVPFSILSSLISKFLLPVFLKKMNIVQIGILGMTLMLTGASLLLTVFWLDYNLFVILSSVACVTGSGMAICFPSLTAMAIQKIPNEKQGVGSSVSTTAYFMGAGLGLSILALCMRIGHAEGTVTPLPVSVLTIYALIAIGWMWIYQRQIKIHSQLLYNH from the coding sequence GTGATTAATAGAAAAAATATTATCCTTATAGTAGCTTCAACTGCCATATTCTTTGAAGCATTAGATATTGCCATCTTAAATCTGGCAATGCCATTGATTAAAACAGAATTTGGGGTAGCTAATGAAACCATCCAATGGCTACAAACTGTATATCTGTTGTTCTATGGCGGTTTTCTGGTTGTAGGAGGAACATTGTCGGATGTAATGGGGAGAAAAAGAATATTTCTGGCTGGAAGTGCTTTGTTTCTGATTACTTCATTAGGAGCCGGTTTAGCTCCCTCATTTTCTTGGTTAATGGGATTCCGGGCATTACAGGGGTTAGCTGCAGCTATGGCAATGCCCTCTGCTATGTCAATCATTACCAATACATTTACAGCAAGTCATGAACGCAATAAGGCATTGGGCATCTTTAGTTCATTTGCAGCTATAGGCTCTGGATGTGGTCTTTCTCTGGGAGGGTTGATTGCCACCTATTTTGGCTGGCAGTGGATTTTTTTCATTAATGTACCAGTTATCGCCGTAGCTCTATACATGGCTTACCAATATATAGATAACGATCAGACTACTGATGACAAAAATAAACCTGATATCTTGTCAGGAGTTTTGCTAACAGTAATAATTGTTGCATTATCTTATGTTGTACATGACCTTGCAGATATACAAGACAAGTTTATCAGTACAGGAGTTATGCTTCTGTTAATTTTAGGAGGTCTCTGGTTGTTTGTTTATAGAAGCAAACGTCAAAATACTCCACTAATTGAATTCTTTTTATTTCAACATCCAATTACCATTTTGGGCAATGGGACCTGTTTGCTATTAGGAGCTTTCTTTTCTGGTTATCTATTTCTTTTATCTCTGATACTGCAACAAAATATGCATTTCAGTGCGGCAAAGTCAGGTTTATTATTGGTTCCATTCAGTATATTATCTTCTCTGATTTCTAAGTTTTTGTTACCTGTATTCTTAAAGAAGATGAATATAGTTCAGATTGGAATACTTGGTATGACCTTAATGCTAACAGGAGCTTCATTATTACTAACAGTATTCTGGCTGGATTATAACCTGTTTGTCATTTTATCCTCTGTAGCATGTGTTACAGGAAGTGGTATGGCAATCTGTTTTCCCAGCCTGACAGCCATGGCCATTCAGAAAATTCCAAATGAGAAACAAGGTGTAGGTTCTAGTGTATCTACCACTGCATATTTTATGGGAGCAGGATTAGGACTATCTATATTAGCACTATGTATGCGAATTGGCCATGCGGAAGGAACTGTAACTCCTTTACCTGTATCTGTGCTAACTATATATGCTCTGATTGCTATTGGATGGATGTGGATTTATCAACGACAGATAAAAATACATTCACAACTTTTGTATAATCATTAA
- a CDS encoding ABC transporter ATP-binding protein has product MNILTVKDLNKTYSGQFAPAIKNITLAIKKGEIFGLVGESGSGKTTLLRIIAGLEDADSGSVRLLKESITGPSQNLVPGHTHIRLVHQNFNLQPNISIRQNILYSLKGYDLQYQLDRLDKMIDLCDLSALQHKLPRQLSGGEMQRVALARALADEPMLLLLDEPFSNVDIIRRQELKHEVSDIIRKSGTTAIFVTHDTTEALTLSDTIGVMRDGSLIQIGTPHHIYNHPATSYVARFFGNANIISIIKLQPYLRIKQQASLFNKQDVVCIRAESIQICQEAEADLTGKLKKVYYLGMYELWDVQIARNISLQLLHFQKTPPPEKLFLKIVWEQVHVFQ; this is encoded by the coding sequence ATGAATATACTAACAGTCAAAGATTTAAACAAAACTTATTCTGGACAATTTGCTCCGGCTATTAAAAATATAACACTAGCAATAAAGAAAGGAGAAATATTTGGGTTAGTGGGAGAAAGTGGAAGTGGTAAAACTACTCTATTACGAATCATTGCCGGACTGGAAGATGCAGATAGTGGTAGTGTTCGCTTGTTAAAAGAATCTATAACAGGCCCTTCACAAAATCTAGTACCAGGACATACACATATACGGTTAGTACATCAGAACTTCAATTTACAACCAAATATATCCATTCGCCAAAATATCCTGTATTCTCTCAAAGGCTATGATCTACAATATCAACTAGATAGGCTGGATAAAATGATAGATCTATGTGATTTATCCGCATTACAACACAAATTACCTCGTCAATTATCCGGAGGAGAAATGCAACGGGTGGCCTTGGCTCGTGCACTGGCAGATGAGCCTATGCTGTTGTTGCTGGACGAACCATTCAGTAATGTTGATATTATTCGCCGACAGGAATTGAAACATGAGGTGAGTGATATTATCCGGAAAAGTGGTACTACTGCCATATTTGTCACCCATGATACAACAGAGGCATTAACACTTTCTGATACAATAGGTGTTATGCGGGATGGCTCTCTTATTCAGATTGGAACACCACATCATATTTATAATCACCCTGCCACATCCTATGTTGCCAGATTCTTTGGTAATGCCAATATTATATCTATAATTAAGCTGCAACCCTATCTAAGAATAAAACAACAAGCTTCTCTATTTAACAAGCAGGATGTGGTATGTATAAGAGCAGAGTCCATACAAATCTGTCAGGAGGCAGAAGCCGACCTGACAGGAAAACTCAAAAAAGTTTATTATCTGGGCATGTATGAACTATGGGATGTACAAATAGCCAGAAATATATCACTTCAACTTCTTCATTTCCAGAAGACACCTCCACCGGAAAAATTATTTCTGAAGATTGTATGGGAACAGGTACATGTTTTCCAGTAA
- a CDS encoding Lrp/AsnC family transcriptional regulator has protein sequence MSSTYNTTLAEHMSNPALVLDSKDYEILRLLQENAKSTVREIAAKVHLSTTPVHDRIKRMENNGVIKQYAALVDRRLVRKGIMVICYVSLKEHTKKVGGRFIEAILQMRSVIECYTISGEFDFMLKIIAESMDDYHTFYINELSEIKGIRYMQSIFVMNVIKDTHQII, from the coding sequence ATGTCAAGTACATATAATACTACCTTAGCAGAACATATGTCTAATCCGGCTTTGGTATTGGATTCCAAAGACTATGAAATTTTGCGTTTACTGCAGGAGAACGCGAAAAGTACAGTAAGAGAAATAGCCGCTAAAGTACACCTGAGTACAACACCTGTGCATGATCGGATCAAGCGGATGGAAAACAATGGAGTGATTAAGCAATATGCTGCTCTGGTTGATCGTCGTTTGGTACGTAAAGGGATTATGGTTATCTGTTATGTATCCTTAAAGGAGCATACCAAAAAAGTAGGAGGAAGATTTATTGAAGCTATTCTTCAAATGAGATCTGTCATTGAATGTTATACTATCTCAGGGGAATTTGACTTTATGCTTAAGATCATTGCAGAGAGTATGGATGACTATCATACCTTTTATATCAATGAACTCAGTGAAATCAAAGGTATCCGATACATGCAGAGTATTTTTGTGATGAATGTAATCAAGGATACTCATCAGATTATTTGA
- the fmt gene encoding methionyl-tRNA formyltransferase, translating into MRIIFMGTPEFAVPSLEILVENNYNVVAVITAPDKPAGRGLKLVASPVKEAALKHSIPVLQPEKLKNPEFLEELKSYKADLQVVVAFRMLPEVVWNMPPKGTFNLHASLLPDYRGAAPINWAIINGEKETGASTFFLQHEIDTGNIIFQDHEPISETDNVGTVYERLMHKGAKLVLKTVTAVDTGNYPQIPQDLSKPAKMAPKIFTETCEINFEQSVEKIYNFIRGLSPYPGAWTRVNGKTCKIFQAEKFYTTNGETLQPGSVSSDNKTYLRFKTTDGWIEIKELQIEGKKRMKIDEFLRGNTIAQ; encoded by the coding sequence ATGCGAATCATATTTATGGGTACGCCTGAATTTGCAGTACCTAGCCTGGAAATATTGGTAGAGAATAATTACAATGTAGTTGCTGTAATTACAGCTCCTGATAAACCCGCAGGAAGAGGATTAAAGCTTGTGGCTTCACCCGTAAAAGAAGCTGCGCTTAAACATAGTATTCCTGTACTGCAGCCTGAAAAACTGAAAAATCCTGAGTTTTTAGAAGAATTGAAAAGCTATAAAGCAGATTTGCAGGTAGTGGTTGCTTTTCGAATGCTTCCGGAAGTTGTTTGGAATATGCCTCCCAAGGGTACTTTTAATCTGCATGCTTCTTTATTACCTGATTATCGTGGAGCTGCGCCTATTAACTGGGCTATTATTAACGGGGAAAAAGAAACTGGTGCCTCAACTTTTTTTCTGCAACATGAGATAGATACAGGTAATATTATCTTTCAGGACCATGAACCTATCTCTGAAACAGATAATGTGGGAACTGTCTATGAACGTTTGATGCATAAAGGGGCGAAACTTGTCCTTAAAACTGTTACAGCTGTAGATACAGGTAATTATCCTCAGATACCTCAGGATCTGTCTAAGCCTGCTAAGATGGCACCCAAGATTTTTACAGAAACATGTGAAATCAATTTTGAACAGTCAGTTGAGAAGATATACAATTTTATAAGGGGACTTTCTCCTTATCCAGGTGCGTGGACTAGAGTAAATGGAAAAACGTGTAAAATTTTTCAGGCAGAGAAATTCTATACTACAAATGGAGAAACTCTACAGCCTGGATCTGTTTCTTCTGATAATAAAACGTATCTGCGATTCAAGACTACAGATGGATGGATTGAAATAAAGGAATTGCAGATAGAAGGAAAAAAACGAATGAAGATAGATGAATTTCTGCGAGGAAACACAATTGCACAATAA
- a CDS encoding D-2-hydroxyacid dehydrogenase: MKIIFLDAETFGEVPLLSSLKELGDLVIYPVTTPDQTLSRIHDADIVLTNKVVLDRAVLEKSTHLKLICVTATGINNVDVTFAQQRDILVKNAVGYAVDSVAQHTFTLLLALQEQILYYDQYVKSGGYTQSRTFTHLEREFRLLKGKRLGIIGLGDIGRGVAHIAEAFGMEVVYHSISGKQRPEKYKHVSWEDLLQLSDVISVHSPLTEQTRNLINAETLRQMKSTAILLNLGRGGIINETDLAKAIDEDQIAGAGLDVFEQEPLTIQNPLLSVQKKHKLILTPHIAWAAVETRERLMEVVIDHIRNFVRNGQMQQ; encoded by the coding sequence ATGAAGATTATCTTTTTAGACGCAGAAACATTTGGAGAAGTTCCTTTGCTGTCTTCCCTGAAGGAATTAGGTGATCTTGTAATTTATCCTGTAACTACTCCTGACCAAACGCTATCGAGAATACATGATGCGGATATTGTTCTTACAAACAAAGTGGTATTAGATCGTGCTGTACTTGAAAAATCGACTCACTTAAAGCTTATTTGTGTAACGGCTACAGGTATAAATAATGTAGATGTTACATTTGCTCAGCAACGAGATATACTTGTTAAGAATGCTGTTGGATATGCGGTTGATAGTGTAGCACAACATACATTTACATTATTGCTGGCTTTGCAGGAACAGATTCTCTATTATGATCAGTATGTAAAGTCAGGAGGCTATACACAAAGTCGCACTTTTACACATCTGGAGCGGGAATTTAGATTATTGAAAGGAAAACGTTTAGGTATTATTGGATTAGGAGATATCGGGAGAGGGGTTGCACATATTGCAGAAGCATTTGGTATGGAGGTAGTATACCATTCCATATCAGGTAAGCAACGTCCCGAGAAATATAAACATGTCAGTTGGGAGGATCTTTTACAATTATCAGACGTAATTTCTGTGCATTCTCCATTAACAGAGCAAACACGAAACTTGATTAATGCCGAGACATTACGTCAAATGAAGTCTACTGCCATTCTTCTTAATCTTGGTAGGGGTGGCATAATTAATGAAACAGATTTGGCAAAGGCTATAGATGAAGACCAGATTGCAGGTGCAGGACTGGATGTGTTTGAACAAGAGCCTCTGACTATTCAAAATCCTTTATTATCTGTTCAAAAGAAACATAAGTTAATTCTAACTCCTCATATTGCCTGGGCTGCAGTAGAAACTCGGGAACGTCTTATGGAAGTTGTTATTGATCATATTCGTAATTTTGTGCGCAATGGCCAGATGCAGCAATAA
- a CDS encoding ABC transporter ATP-binding protein, which yields MRITLDNVGRKFNRDWIFRNIHLTLESGNVYVITGPNGSGKSTFLQILAGNLPLTEGKISYSLQTKIVSEDNIFRHISVASPYLELIEELTLTEVIEFHLRFKQLRDNLNVNSFIERIGLQKSKDKFISNFSSGMKTRLKLGLACYSDTPILLLDEPTSNLDTTGIAWYQKLISETVQNRLVILCSNQVYEYESFGNILHFENGRLLQ from the coding sequence ATGCGTATTACGCTTGATAATGTAGGAAGAAAATTTAATCGGGACTGGATATTCCGAAATATACATCTTACGCTTGAATCTGGTAATGTTTATGTCATTACCGGACCGAATGGAAGTGGAAAATCAACCTTTCTCCAGATACTGGCAGGGAATTTGCCACTTACAGAAGGAAAGATCTCTTATTCCTTACAAACAAAAATTGTTTCTGAAGACAACATTTTCCGGCACATTTCCGTAGCATCGCCATACCTGGAATTGATTGAGGAATTGACATTAACTGAAGTAATAGAATTTCATTTGAGATTTAAGCAATTAAGGGATAATCTGAATGTAAATTCTTTTATAGAAAGAATTGGATTGCAGAAATCAAAAGATAAGTTTATCAGCAATTTTTCGTCTGGAATGAAAACACGGCTAAAGTTAGGATTAGCTTGTTATTCTGATACACCCATTCTGTTATTGGATGAACCTACTTCTAACCTTGATACAACAGGAATTGCCTGGTATCAGAAATTAATTTCAGAAACGGTACAGAACCGCTTAGTAATTTTATGTTCCAATCAGGTGTATGAATACGAATCATTTGGAAATATACTACATTTTGAAAATGGGCGTTTACTTCAATAA
- a CDS encoding metallophosphatase domain-containing protein — translation MRIVCISDTHGAHSEIAIPDGDLLIHAGDISKRGKEPEIIDFNDWLSTLPHRHKVIVAGNHDFLFERNAKRAESLLTHAVYLRNTDVKIEGLTIWGSPITPWFFDWAFNRQRGADIRRYWDRIPINTDILVTHGPPRGILDKTDRGDTVGCDDLLEAVWKVKPKLHLFGHIHEAYGQIEVDNMQFINASIMNLNYKPVNDPIIIDL, via the coding sequence ATGCGTATTGTTTGCATTTCTGATACACATGGTGCTCATAGTGAAATAGCAATTCCGGATGGGGATTTGCTTATTCATGCAGGAGATATTTCCAAAAGGGGTAAGGAACCTGAAATTATCGACTTTAATGATTGGCTTTCTACATTGCCACATCGTCATAAAGTGATCGTTGCAGGGAACCACGATTTTCTATTTGAGCGAAATGCTAAACGGGCAGAGTCCCTGCTTACACATGCAGTCTATTTACGTAACACAGACGTTAAGATAGAAGGTCTTACTATATGGGGATCACCAATTACGCCCTGGTTCTTTGACTGGGCTTTTAATCGTCAGCGTGGTGCTGATATACGGAGATATTGGGACAGGATACCCATTAATACAGATATACTTGTAACACATGGTCCTCCTCGGGGTATCTTAGATAAGACAGACCGGGGAGATACTGTTGGTTGTGATGACTTATTGGAAGCTGTATGGAAGGTAAAGCCAAAACTTCATTTGTTTGGACACATTCATGAGGCCTATGGTCAGATAGAAGTAGATAATATGCAGTTTATCAATGCCAGTATCATGAACCTGAACTATAAGCCTGTGAACGATCCGATTATAATTGACTTATAA